A stretch of the Oenococcus sp. UCMA 16435 genome encodes the following:
- a CDS encoding galactokinase has translation METLDKNSLSKEFKEQFKKTAEKVFFSPGRINLIGEHTDYNGGNVFPCAISIGTYGVYAARDDQTIRMYSANIPDQGVVSFQLSDLEYHKEDGWTNYLRGVLANLVSRGYKFDHGFELFIHGNLPDGAGLSSSASIELLMGTILKNVFSLEISQLDLVKIGQEVENNYIGVNSGIMDQFAVGMGRAEQAILLDTNTMKYEYAPVKLGDNVIVIMSTNKRRELQDSKYNERRSQCEEALKRLQAKLTIKSLGDLSIEAFDQASYLINDDILIRRARHAVFENQRTLRAFDALKNNDLTTFGQLINASHVSLHFDYEVTGKELDTLVEAAWKQPGVLGARMIGAGFGGCAIAIVGKDYVDDFKRKVGKSYQEKIGYPADFYIAKISDGPKEIKDN, from the coding sequence TTGGAAACTTTAGACAAGAATTCTTTATCAAAGGAATTTAAAGAGCAATTCAAAAAGACCGCGGAAAAAGTTTTCTTTTCTCCAGGACGTATAAATTTGATTGGTGAACATACTGATTACAATGGGGGCAATGTTTTCCCTTGTGCAATCAGTATCGGCACTTATGGTGTTTATGCAGCCCGTGACGATCAAACAATTAGAATGTACTCTGCTAATATTCCTGATCAAGGGGTCGTTAGTTTTCAACTAAGCGATCTTGAATATCACAAAGAAGATGGTTGGACTAATTATTTAAGGGGTGTTTTGGCTAATCTGGTTTCACGCGGCTATAAATTCGATCATGGTTTTGAACTTTTTATCCACGGAAACTTGCCTGATGGCGCCGGCCTTTCCTCGTCAGCTTCGATTGAGTTACTAATGGGAACAATTCTAAAGAATGTTTTTTCCTTGGAAATTTCCCAATTGGATCTTGTCAAAATCGGACAAGAAGTTGAAAACAATTATATCGGCGTTAATTCGGGAATTATGGACCAGTTCGCCGTAGGCATGGGAAGAGCCGAACAAGCAATTCTACTTGATACAAATACAATGAAATACGAATACGCCCCAGTTAAACTTGGTGATAACGTAATCGTTATCATGAGTACCAACAAACGGCGCGAACTTCAGGACTCTAAATATAATGAACGTCGTTCACAGTGTGAAGAAGCTTTAAAACGCCTTCAAGCAAAATTGACTATCAAATCGCTCGGTGATCTTTCGATTGAAGCATTTGATCAGGCCTCTTACTTAATTAATGACGATATATTGATTCGTAGGGCACGCCACGCTGTTTTTGAAAACCAGCGAACTTTAAGAGCATTCGATGCCTTAAAAAATAATGATCTGACAACTTTTGGTCAATTAATTAACGCTTCTCATGTTTCACTACACTTCGACTACGAAGTAACCGGTAAAGAACTGGATACTTTAGTAGAGGCTGCTTGGAAACAGCCTGGCGTTCTTGGAGCACGAATGATCGGTGCCGGCTTTGGTGGCTGTGCGATCGCAATTGTTGGAAAAGATTATGTCGACGACTTCAAGAGAAAAGTCGGCAAAAGTTATCAAGAAAAAATTGGTTACCCGGCTGACTTTTATATCGCAAAGATTTCGGACGGTCCAAAAGAGATTAAAGATAATTAA
- a CDS encoding MFS transporter: MKQIKQYISYAFGAFGHDAFYATLSTYFMIFVTSQLFSSSDHSLDDKMIGYITTMIVVIRLAEIAFDPLIGGVVDNTRTRWGKFKPWIMIGATISSIGLVLIFTNFGGLNYSNPVLYLILFGIVFVILDVFYSFKDTAFWSMLPAFTLSSSKRAKFSSIARLGSTLGSQGVIIVIVPLVTILSGMFGAKSGQENQTGWLGFAVVIGLISFLGALTTSIGTKEEHNIIRENTEKIHLIDVFKVIFKNDQLMWLALSYFMLAFSYTVTNSLFIYYFKYVMGESGSFYIVGIITAILGIISVSLFPTLEKLIHRKAIYVGGIVMMLIGYTIFIFSGTNVVAVLIGISLLYFPYPLIFLAALMTITDSVEYGQLKSGNRNESVTLVVRPLLDKLGGAFANGIVGITAIFSGMTGNAKPSSISAHELLNFKFYMFYGPMVLLILAALVYFFKITLTEKEHDKVITELENKLSHGDNKKITTTGI; encoded by the coding sequence ATGAAACAAATTAAACAATATATATCCTATGCCTTTGGTGCATTCGGACACGATGCATTCTACGCGACACTGAGTACTTATTTCATGATTTTCGTGACCAGCCAGCTTTTTTCGTCAAGCGATCATTCACTCGACGATAAAATGATTGGTTACATTACAACGATGATAGTTGTAATTCGTTTAGCCGAAATCGCTTTCGATCCTTTGATCGGTGGAGTTGTCGATAACACGCGAACTCGTTGGGGAAAATTCAAACCTTGGATCATGATCGGGGCAACAATCAGTTCGATTGGTTTAGTCCTAATATTTACAAATTTTGGTGGGCTGAACTACAGTAATCCGGTTTTATATTTAATTCTTTTTGGAATTGTGTTTGTTATTTTGGATGTTTTTTATTCATTCAAAGACACCGCTTTTTGGTCAATGCTGCCGGCTTTTACACTGAGTTCGTCAAAACGGGCAAAGTTTAGTAGTATTGCTCGTTTAGGATCAACACTTGGCTCACAGGGTGTCATTATCGTTATTGTTCCTTTGGTTACAATTCTTTCTGGAATGTTTGGAGCAAAAAGTGGTCAAGAGAACCAAACCGGTTGGCTCGGTTTCGCGGTGGTCATTGGCTTGATTTCTTTTCTTGGAGCTCTGACAACCTCAATTGGTACCAAAGAGGAACACAATATTATTCGTGAAAACACCGAAAAGATTCACCTGATTGATGTTTTTAAAGTTATTTTCAAAAATGATCAATTAATGTGGCTTGCTTTATCTTATTTCATGCTCGCCTTTTCTTATACTGTTACTAATTCCCTTTTTATTTATTATTTCAAATACGTTATGGGAGAATCCGGTTCTTTCTATATTGTTGGTATTATTACTGCAATTTTGGGAATTATTTCCGTTTCACTTTTCCCAACGCTGGAAAAATTAATCCATCGTAAGGCAATCTACGTTGGTGGAATCGTTATGATGCTGATTGGCTACACGATCTTTATTTTTTCCGGTACCAATGTCGTCGCTGTCCTAATTGGGATTTCTCTGCTTTACTTCCCTTACCCATTGATCTTTTTGGCAGCTTTGATGACAATTACCGATAGTGTTGAATATGGTCAGTTAAAGAGCGGCAATCGAAATGAGTCGGTTACTTTAGTTGTTCGTCCTTTGCTTGACAAACTTGGTGGAGCTTTTGCTAACGGAATTGTTGGTATCACCGCAATCTTCTCCGGTATGACCGGCAATGCCAAACCAAGCAGCATCAGCGCTCATGAGTTATTGAATTTCAAATTCTATATGTTTTATGGTCCAATGGTCCTACTAATCCTTGCTGCATTGGTCTATTTCTTCAAAATCACTTTAACAGAGAAAGAGCACGATAAAGTTATTACCGAGCTCGAAAATAAATTATCCCACGGGGATAACAAAAAAATTACAACTACAGGAATTTAG
- a CDS encoding LacI family DNA-binding transcriptional regulator: MATTLKDIAEKTGLSPTTISRVLNYDKSLSVSEETREQIISVAEKLNYIKTHHRSSAISTKKIALIQWYSEEKEQDDLYYLMIRKGVEKRGQQLGIEVMNIFKNDTSTLETDIDGIIAVGKFSPDQVKDLALVTDKIVFVDDDQFTEGFDSVLTDISLAMKKVIDFFWKEKIRDIGLIYGEEETTDHLRKIIDRRYIAFKKELSEKHAYSPELIFKGDFTNDSGYQVMKDAINKLEDRLPHAFFISNDPMAAGALKALREAKIEIPKRVNIFSFNDTSLASYVYPELSSVAVGTEEMGITAINMLKDQLLADKQPLAKRVELETRLIFRQSTL, encoded by the coding sequence ATGGCAACAACACTAAAAGATATCGCAGAAAAAACTGGTCTTTCGCCGACCACTATCTCCCGAGTCCTTAATTATGACAAATCGCTTTCTGTCAGTGAGGAGACTAGGGAACAAATTATCTCAGTAGCAGAAAAATTAAATTATATAAAAACTCATCATCGTTCATCAGCGATTTCGACAAAAAAAATCGCCTTAATCCAATGGTATTCGGAGGAAAAAGAACAGGATGATTTGTATTATTTAATGATCCGCAAAGGGGTCGAAAAACGTGGACAACAGCTGGGAATTGAAGTCATGAATATTTTTAAAAACGATACCAGTACTTTGGAAACCGATATTGACGGCATTATTGCAGTTGGAAAGTTTAGTCCCGATCAGGTAAAAGATCTTGCCTTGGTAACTGACAAAATCGTTTTCGTTGACGATGATCAATTCACCGAGGGCTTTGATAGTGTATTAACCGACATTTCCCTAGCTATGAAAAAGGTTATCGATTTCTTTTGGAAAGAAAAAATTCGCGATATCGGTTTAATTTACGGCGAAGAAGAAACAACTGATCATTTACGGAAAATTATCGACCGGCGCTATATTGCTTTTAAAAAAGAATTAAGCGAAAAACACGCATACAGCCCGGAACTGATTTTTAAAGGCGATTTTACAAATGATTCCGGCTATCAAGTTATGAAAGACGCGATCAATAAACTTGAAGACCGTTTGCCGCATGCTTTCTTTATTTCCAATGATCCAATGGCCGCCGGGGCTTTGAAAGCTTTAAGAGAAGCAAAAATTGAAATTCCTAAAAGAGTCAATATTTTTAGTTTCAACGATACCTCACTAGCCAGTTATGTCTATCCAGAACTCAGCTCTGTAGCTGTGGGAACCGAAGAAATGGGCATAACAGCAATCAATATGCTAAAAGATCAATTGCTAGCCGACAAACAGCCCTTGGCCAAAAGGGTTGAATTAGAAACTCGTTTGATTTTTCGCCAAAGCACTTTATGA
- a CDS encoding UDP-glucose--hexose-1-phosphate uridylyltransferase, translated as MSALDKFVTAVIKSDSGYQEMDRIYVENKIHALVGDDDSVKEKDDQLLNLRTALIETAIKNGKIENSLSARNILDAELMDLITPLPSAINTTFWNLYQKSPKMATDYFYKISCDNNYIKTQAIAKNISFPVKSNYGDLEITINLSKPEKDPKAIAAAAKQKDQHSYPLDQLCLENEGYLGRVDYPARSNHRVIRLTLGGETWGFQYSPYAYFQEHSIFLSKIHRPMIINQHTFSNLLEIVRIFPEYFVGSNADLPIVGGSMLSHDHYQGGRHLFPMMKAKIDRPINFGVNGITTGIVKWPMSTIRLISENQEQLAETVNLIHKKWMNYSDKTVDVRAYTNGVRHHTVTPIVHFENGKYIFDVVLRDNQTSVKYPDGIFHPHQDVQHIKKENIGLIEVMGRAILPARLKNELKEVASYLLQQPNQMAAYHREWADQLKKQYNFTKDNVNSILDKEVGLTFSRVLEDAGVFKWDQQGQAAFNRFIESLHNN; from the coding sequence ATGTCGGCACTGGATAAATTCGTTACAGCAGTGATTAAATCCGATTCGGGTTATCAAGAAATGGATCGTATTTACGTTGAAAATAAAATTCATGCACTAGTTGGAGACGATGATAGCGTAAAGGAAAAAGACGATCAGCTATTAAATTTAAGAACTGCTTTAATTGAGACGGCAATTAAGAACGGCAAAATCGAAAACAGCTTATCGGCTCGCAACATTCTGGATGCAGAACTGATGGACCTGATAACTCCTTTGCCTTCGGCTATCAACACAACATTCTGGAACCTTTATCAAAAAAGTCCCAAGATGGCAACGGACTATTTTTATAAGATCAGTTGCGACAATAACTATATTAAAACGCAGGCAATTGCAAAAAATATTTCTTTTCCAGTTAAAAGCAACTATGGCGATTTGGAAATCACAATTAATTTATCAAAACCGGAAAAAGATCCAAAAGCAATTGCTGCTGCTGCCAAACAAAAAGACCAGCATAGTTATCCGCTAGACCAACTCTGTCTTGAAAATGAAGGTTATTTGGGACGCGTGGATTACCCGGCCCGTAGTAATCATCGAGTAATCCGTCTAACTCTTGGCGGAGAAACCTGGGGCTTTCAATATTCTCCTTATGCCTATTTTCAGGAACATTCGATTTTTCTTTCAAAAATTCATCGTCCAATGATAATCAATCAACATACTTTCAGCAATCTATTGGAAATTGTTCGTATTTTCCCAGAATATTTTGTTGGCAGCAATGCCGATTTGCCGATTGTTGGCGGGTCAATGCTCAGCCACGATCATTATCAAGGCGGAAGGCACCTCTTCCCGATGATGAAAGCAAAAATCGATCGACCAATTAATTTCGGAGTTAATGGTATCACTACCGGGATTGTTAAATGGCCAATGTCGACAATTCGCTTAATCAGCGAAAATCAGGAGCAGTTAGCTGAAACTGTTAATTTAATCCATAAAAAATGGATGAATTATTCAGACAAAACAGTTGATGTCAGAGCATATACCAATGGTGTTCGTCACCATACCGTAACGCCAATTGTTCATTTCGAAAACGGAAAATACATTTTCGACGTCGTTTTACGCGACAATCAGACCTCGGTTAAATATCCGGATGGAATTTTTCATCCCCACCAAGATGTTCAACACATTAAAAAGGAAAATATCGGTCTGATCGAAGTTATGGGGCGAGCAATCCTGCCTGCCCGTTTAAAAAACGAACTAAAAGAAGTTGCTTCATACCTGCTTCAGCAGCCAAATCAAATGGCTGCCTACCATCGTGAATGGGCCGATCAATTAAAAAAGCAATATAATTTCACAAAAGACAATGTTAATTCAATTTTGGATAAAGAAGTTGGGCTTACATTTTCCAGAGTTCTCGAAGATGCCGGTGTTTTCAAATGGGATCAGCAGGGGCAAGCTGCCTTTAATCGTTTCATAGAAAGCCTGCATAATAACTGA
- a CDS encoding ATP-dependent helicase, giving the protein MTLEIVRGFADKDFRSELLERIYEKYRADPEARFFYIVPNHIKFSAEVDVLKKFGLLLGQNDQEAEAFSRLQVYSLSRLAWALTKERDQKTTISNQAISILVGQVLRELPIEKLSIFARSARMPGFVANVAEQLLEIWRSGLTATEILSLHQSSDRLSEKIKVLALIEVKILPSLKNYSLADDALRNFAAQISQIDLKNCNFYFEGFSGFTASELSLVKALLAADRKQQLGKNSEIVLSLLGDQQSERYGQGNLFYKANQLFKDEFSLAKIRIASNNRPLSGSQLNLERSWRELETQGFTNQKRSFPQTKIVVTSDREHEIDFVARSIRQRLVNDPKLRAKNILVLAQRLGEYKNIIPKIFDRYDLPYFLDKDIRMSDHPLASLIENLLGPFNEFAYDRIMKIFRTGLFSWQLKDDFQTALDYLENYLLANNPKEKAWRQEEFQLIQISDEQDLSNDQKIDRQINRLINQMHHFILEILDDFQDKFARVENYHQAVKTLYSWLTDRQVDRILLSQANDGDDRGLQTWKLLISTLNEVDQLIGDKEYSQKDFLQILKDGFAAASFSGIPASLDQITVSESGIVQRNDFKILYFIDASDASLPAQTNSNSLIDDFDRLQLIDDFSKAKKSYYLQDTSRQQMTAENFRFYSSVLSATDAVVFSYSKLKLDGKQNELSPYLRRLALKNVSDLEIKKIPDLPRSQADLINYLGTPNSSAAILSQSAQNFGENFIDGLIDLLIDRNPHFQKILQALHYTNQSVTLRSELINKLFGEDLRLSISQIEKYYSNPYEYFLQYGLRLKKRNQFMVDAALSGTYYHSIFEQVINRLIGKATNFHDLNDQELEKLSQRSAHDLIELPDFQILQSDDHFRAVATSLADDVLLTLKLMHRANALNHSRPIKTEAIFGKLSDDQKQEQSLAGLDFTLANGHKIYLRGKVDRIDQQDLEHLFGTIIDYKSNGKVFDFRDAYVGTELQLLTYWLALSKNSSRIGINQTGGAVFVQIRNKPTDISQALARQIQLDQLIGDRAQQQAPDFQFHGLLLDDQNYLTNLQAISAGQRAKYYNFGLTKKGQNTARSDLISKEDLTVLLKHDEKKLVEAGNKIIHGEFPLFPIKKNEQRSALTYSDYTEIMNFDRNFGNQYNNLNRYPKNKNELISKMREEEGEN; this is encoded by the coding sequence ATGACTTTAGAAATCGTCAGAGGATTCGCTGACAAGGATTTTCGCAGCGAACTATTGGAACGGATTTATGAAAAATACCGAGCAGATCCCGAGGCGCGTTTCTTTTACATTGTTCCAAATCATATTAAATTCTCCGCCGAAGTAGATGTTTTAAAAAAATTTGGTCTGTTGTTGGGCCAAAACGATCAGGAAGCTGAAGCCTTTTCACGTCTGCAGGTTTATTCGTTATCTCGCCTTGCGTGGGCTTTGACAAAAGAGCGCGACCAAAAAACAACTATTTCAAATCAGGCTATTTCGATTTTGGTTGGCCAGGTTTTAAGAGAACTCCCAATCGAAAAACTAAGTATTTTTGCTCGTTCGGCACGAATGCCCGGCTTTGTCGCTAATGTTGCCGAGCAATTGTTGGAAATTTGGCGTTCCGGTCTGACGGCAACAGAAATTTTATCTCTTCATCAATCCAGTGACCGTCTGTCGGAGAAAATTAAAGTACTTGCCTTAATTGAAGTAAAAATATTACCAAGTTTGAAAAACTATTCGTTGGCTGATGATGCTCTTAGAAATTTTGCTGCTCAAATTAGTCAAATTGATTTAAAAAATTGTAATTTTTACTTCGAGGGTTTTTCCGGTTTCACGGCAAGCGAACTATCACTTGTTAAAGCTTTGCTTGCTGCAGACAGAAAACAACAATTGGGTAAAAATTCTGAAATTGTTTTATCCCTGCTAGGAGACCAGCAAAGTGAGCGTTATGGGCAGGGAAATTTATTTTATAAAGCAAATCAGCTCTTTAAAGATGAGTTCTCTTTGGCAAAAATTCGGATTGCTTCTAATAATCGCCCATTATCAGGTTCACAACTAAATTTAGAACGAAGCTGGCGCGAATTGGAAACACAGGGATTTACAAATCAAAAACGTTCTTTTCCACAAACTAAAATCGTTGTTACCAGCGATCGAGAACACGAAATTGATTTTGTTGCTCGATCAATTAGACAGCGATTGGTTAATGACCCGAAATTGCGAGCGAAAAATATTCTTGTTCTTGCTCAGAGACTTGGTGAGTATAAGAATATTATTCCAAAAATTTTTGATCGCTATGATTTACCTTATTTTCTCGACAAAGATATACGTATGTCGGATCACCCGCTTGCTTCTTTGATTGAAAATTTATTAGGTCCTTTCAATGAGTTTGCCTATGACCGAATTATGAAAATTTTTCGGACTGGCCTTTTTTCTTGGCAACTAAAAGATGATTTCCAAACGGCCTTGGATTATTTAGAAAATTATCTGTTGGCTAATAATCCTAAAGAAAAAGCTTGGCGTCAAGAGGAATTCCAGTTAATTCAGATTTCGGATGAACAAGATTTAAGCAACGACCAAAAAATCGATCGGCAAATTAATAGATTGATTAATCAAATGCATCATTTTATTCTTGAAATTCTTGATGATTTTCAAGACAAATTCGCAAGGGTTGAAAATTATCATCAGGCTGTTAAAACGCTTTATAGTTGGTTAACCGATCGACAAGTCGATCGAATTTTGCTTAGTCAAGCTAATGATGGAGATGATCGTGGTTTACAAACTTGGAAGCTGCTTATTTCAACTTTGAATGAAGTCGATCAATTGATTGGAGACAAAGAATATAGCCAAAAAGATTTTTTACAAATTCTAAAAGATGGTTTTGCAGCTGCCAGTTTTTCTGGAATTCCTGCCAGTCTTGACCAAATTACCGTTTCTGAAAGCGGAATTGTTCAAAGAAATGATTTTAAAATACTTTATTTTATCGATGCCAGTGATGCCAGTCTTCCGGCTCAAACTAATTCCAACAGTTTAATCGATGATTTTGATCGTCTGCAGTTAATCGATGATTTTTCAAAGGCAAAGAAATCTTACTATCTTCAAGACACCAGCCGCCAACAAATGACTGCTGAAAATTTCCGTTTCTATTCTTCTGTCTTGTCGGCTACTGATGCAGTTGTTTTTTCCTATTCAAAACTTAAGCTTGATGGAAAACAGAACGAATTGTCACCTTATTTAAGGCGTCTTGCTCTGAAAAATGTTTCTGATCTTGAGATTAAGAAAATTCCCGATCTACCTCGGTCACAGGCGGATTTGATCAATTATTTGGGAACGCCTAATAGTTCTGCTGCCATTTTGAGCCAAAGTGCCCAAAATTTTGGCGAAAATTTTATTGACGGTTTGATTGATTTGCTAATTGATCGCAATCCTCACTTCCAAAAAATACTTCAGGCTCTTCATTACACTAACCAGTCGGTTACCTTACGCTCGGAATTGATTAATAAATTATTTGGCGAGGATTTGAGACTTTCAATTTCCCAAATTGAAAAATATTACAGTAATCCTTATGAATACTTTCTTCAATATGGCTTACGGCTAAAAAAACGTAATCAATTTATGGTCGATGCTGCTTTGTCCGGTACTTATTATCATTCGATCTTCGAACAGGTTATTAATCGTTTAATTGGCAAAGCAACTAATTTTCATGATTTGAATGATCAGGAATTGGAAAAACTCAGCCAAAGAAGTGCCCATGATTTAATTGAACTGCCTGATTTTCAAATTTTACAATCCGATGATCATTTTCGAGCAGTTGCCACGAGTCTGGCTGATGATGTTTTGTTGACGTTGAAGTTAATGCACAGAGCCAACGCGTTAAACCATTCCCGTCCCATTAAAACAGAAGCGATTTTCGGTAAATTATCTGATGATCAAAAACAGGAACAATCTCTAGCTGGACTTGATTTCACATTGGCAAATGGTCACAAAATTTATTTGCGTGGAAAAGTCGATCGAATCGACCAACAGGATTTAGAACATTTATTTGGAACGATTATTGATTATAAGTCGAATGGAAAAGTATTTGATTTTCGCGATGCCTATGTAGGTACGGAATTACAGTTATTGACTTATTGGCTTGCTTTGTCAAAGAACAGTTCTCGAATTGGAATCAATCAGACCGGTGGAGCTGTTTTTGTACAAATAAGAAACAAGCCGACTGATATTTCCCAAGCTTTGGCCCGCCAGATTCAACTTGACCAATTGATTGGTGACCGGGCCCAACAACAGGCTCCGGACTTTCAATTTCATGGTCTTTTACTCGATGATCAGAATTATTTAACTAACCTACAAGCGATCTCGGCTGGCCAAAGAGCTAAATATTATAATTTTGGTTTAACTAAAAAAGGTCAAAACACAGCCCGAAGCGACTTAATTTCCAAAGAAGATTTAACTGTTTTGTTAAAACATGATGAAAAAAAATTAGTGGAAGCCGGCAATAAAATTATTCATGGAGAATTTCCATTATTTCCGATTAAAAAAAATGAGCAAAGAAGTGCTTTAACATATTCTGATTACACGGAAATTATGAATTTTGATAGAAATTTTGGCAATCAATATAATAACTTGAATCGTTACCCGAAAAATAAAAATGAATTGATTTCAAAAATGCGTGAAGAAGAAGGCGAAAATTAA